GCTATCAAAGGAAGCtatcaaaaagaaagtaaatattaacaacaagttaaacggcatggtttcatttaccctctttgggtactaaatgtgttctcatgtctttgagtttataatttttttgcttaaatattgtagcaaagagtagatcctttgatattgggctttattaaactttatgaaactatactacatttatttgcaatgcatattttactacaagtcaatctatttaaccattttcatagtctttaaatagtgatctaaatagatttgttattcttaggtttcctctagtggtgtgccctttttatctgattgatatgaaaatggctgataataaaaaaatgctattagcgccctaagcatcagaagttcatgaaacttggcatgtttgtctagtccatatgtatgaagtttggataaatcagggattcaaacactgaaactggtcTCCGTCTCTCTATGACTTACAACTGATCATGTTGCagttgaaattgacattttgtcatcactacatcatttttgtttttgtccttcactctgtaggtctgtgacaccatactccaacacaccatggaacggttctgcttcacaagccacctcgttagtgccaccctgctgcaagcagacaggtttgaacagtacacagtggcgtttcctgaagatgcactgagtaggactttgaaggcctatccagtgctcaatgggagtaagctaaagacagagcttagtctcatctactgcaaggaagagttcagaacctgttgtggtgctgtggacctactgcagctgtttaaggagaacaatcttgaagaagtcttttcagagactgtcactctcctaaagatcctcatcaccacacccatgaccacagcagaggctgagaggtgtttctcaactttgaaaagagttaagacttttctgagaaatagcatgacccaggagagactaaatgcattggccatgctgtcaatggagaagagaatggtgactgagatcattgactttaaccagaaggtcattgagaaatttgcaagtcagaaagaaaggagagcaaaatttattttcaaatagtgttaatggccaatgattaggtaactatagtgtgttttttttttttaatgattaccttgattacttcataactgataataaacccacattcaattcaaattcactgattcatagtacatttatttgcatgtattaacattgactgtaataaTGATACATCACCTGATTAATGGCTATTTATAGTCCTGCATTACTGACAGTTGTTGTTTGCGcccccccaaatatttttagcaCCAGCCTCCACTGGTTGTAGGTAAtagatgttttttggtatgacagctgaacttcaaggaatttaaacaggcgcatcatttaaaacatgcattcataacatagtgcagcactttgtataacgattggctcataatcataatgaatgaagtacgcggggctgatttaaacacatatgagccgctcttgtgataccataagcgaattggtctgcgcacagcgcgcgtgaggttaaacatcttatcaacctcaaaccgaacattacgatggattctattgtgctgagaaagatcgctttgtttatgttttcttaaaagcagtcacagtgtaatgaagatagcgtgctcgggtgcggatggtaatgtacagtgtaagagcaggtcagcggcggagtggggacaatcgcgctccggcatgtttcagggcacgctagagatacaggctctccaatgctttagtttgttcgtctgttaacttatcagagatgcagtacaccacacaacaatttttggtattgcaccaggcacagtcatcgtcatcattaaagcgctaaggccaagcgcctgacaaggtctacacgttcgttcgaataaacggatatgacgttttttgtgggcgttcccagtaatgcagacgctcgtccacacccactaattaacatgtaatttgcatgactgtgaacaagaaaaagaaaatgaaaacgaaaatgaaataaaagagaagagaaaataaaataaaatgaaaatcaaagtttacattttaatttgaattgtgtcagtattattgcgtgaacattaataaaacctttgtaaaaaatgtttttacaatttatttttcacatttgccttttcattttcaaattggcagtcttgcctcgagattttagtgaaaatgaaatgtcaaatcaccaattgtattttctttttcaatttgacagggacaacgcactgtcagtgtaaaaatgaaaataaaataatttcattttatttttcattttggcacatattgtgcacgcagttgtgtataatgaaattgctaatctggttttcattttcatcgtttaatttatttatttaaatttggcaggatttgcctcccatactgAGGAGCCaccaaataaaaagtaaatacattttaaatggagTTGGAAATTTCTGCGAAGGTGAAAAGTATGGACGCAATGTAGGTAAGTCCGTACTGTACTGGTTTGGACACTATTACAAAATAGAGATATACTGTAAACAAATGTCTGTAGACACATTTTGATTTTGTAATAGTAATTCCTATGTAAAAAATTACTTCCTGGCCTCCATCTGCATTTCACATGATGTGACATCATGTGCAAACAAGCTATTAatatttttgtgcttttatgGAATTACATTAGAAGGAAATAGGAAGCAGTTCTGGACACAGTTTAGGTCTtacaatgtatatttaaaaaatcctcTTTTGTAGTTATTTGCataaaatcaacaaaataaatagttcagAATCAAAGGTTTTTCTTCCATGTGACCAACACAGTAATGACTGACAATCAAATGCTTTTAGAAATCTGAGTAGTGTGTTTTCAGTGTGTGCACCTGTTTTAATGAGgcaattttaaaaagttttccaACATTAAAAATCTGATTTACTGTTATATTTAGGGATTagtcagacgcttttatcaaaAGTGGCTTGCAGTGCAATCAAGCAATACATGTTATCAATATGTGCAtttcctgggaatcaaacccctGACCCGTTTCCACTGTCTCTACTTTATAACTGTGCATGGAGGAGGTACTTACTCATAGCCATGCTTTGTCTTTTCTGATAAGAAATAAACAGTAGTTTCTAAACTAGTTTTAGCTTACATCACTATTCAAGACAGCTATCTCACACAGCTCGCAAAAGCAAAGTGTCTTCTCTTCATTGAAACCTTTTTACACACTGAACTGTACTTTTGAACACACTGAACTTTTTGCGTTGCTATATAagtttaattcattttatttcagttttagtttagtctgtgtttattttcaggCAACATTTGTAATTTCCAGTTAGTTTTGCAAATAATATAGTTTTTTCAAGTAATATTCAGACTGCTGTTTTATTTGATGTCagttaacaaaaatgttttaataatttcagTTTAGCCTTGCTTGGATACCTAAAGTACGAACTTGAACCCTAAAATATCCTACACTCACTTTTAATCGATGCTATCCACCTTTTTATGCTGTATAACATTTTGTGCAAATTATGCGATTAACTTTCAATTGGATTTACACAAACTTGTCCTGCTGTGACCTCACTCATTCATTTACTgtgatctccttcggcaaagaagcgcaaacgcaACAACTTATTTGTCTTGTGAGAGCTgccatagtgcttcaaaagagatggggtggagtgagtcgttggttgcaattcgcaccCTCACCACTAGATAGAATGTATCCACATCGCTCCTTTAAATAAGCATTCCacttcttttttattcacaatggCAGCACATACTTTAAGGTTTGTCTTTTGAAACCGATTAAAACTGTACAGTCGCTCAAAGGAGCAGTCTGTCTTAACTTTTGATTTGTGTGTGAAGAAGACAATTTAAGCTTCACTTGATTGTAAATGAATTCCCAAACAGCACATGATGTTCTTGAGTTTCGTAAtcactttttaatttgaagCAAACAGTATCACAATTcaacacataaataaaaacatcatttacagCCAGTCAAGGCTCCAGAATTACTTCCACGGAAAGTTCTATCCATAATCATTCTTACAGCAGCACACCAGAAAAGGTggatattttatgcatttggatgATGCTATTATACAAAGCaacttgcagtgcattcaagatgaatgaatgaatcaatggaggcatttatatagcgcttttaatgtgtattgctgtacacccaaagcgctttgCAATAATATaaggggggtctctcctcaaccaccaccagtgtagCCTCCACTTGGAAGATATACAATTTTACAACAGTTTGTATTCCCTGAGTACTAACTGATCACTTTGGAGCTGTGCTAAAAGGACATTAATGCTCCGACACTTTCATATGTAATAGTTGTCTGTGTATTAAGATAAGATCCCATCAGGGCTCGGCAGGGTGTTTAGGGTGTGACATGCATCACACAAAGCTCTGTACCAAAAATCTAATTAGTTAAAGACTGTGAGGTTACGCTAGTTCTTCCGTTTAAGGCTATTACATGGTTCTTCAAAGGGGCCTACCTTGCAGAGGGCAAAAGGTTGAGGGTGGTGTTGAGGACATATTGCAGATCGGCATGTTCCTGGTCCACAAGCAGCACAAGAGCATCACAGCAGGCTGAGCGGACGACAGTATCATCACTGCTGCACTGCTCCCATAGAGTCTCCAGCGCTCTGCCCTGTTCAAGCACAACATTTTTGTGTTCCTGTATTAGCTATTATAGTATTTTATATAAAGCACATTGGGCAACGAGTGTTGTTCTAAATTGCGCTGATTGTGCAAAAAGTGACTATTTAGTTTTTCACAACCCTCTCTTACTCTTTTCCCCTCAAACAGTCCCTTTTTGCTTTTGTGACAACTTTAAAGTGAACACCCTCACTGCATGTGATATAAGTTGCATTACTGTAGTAAGTAAGGTCCAATTAGGTCTGAAATATTTTGCTCTTTCCAATAAGAGCCTCATTGGATATGCAAAGCACAGTGAGTGTTGTTATAAATTGTTATAGTTTCACAAAACAACCCACCTTAAACTGTGCCACACAAatggtctgaaatgacaagagctaAAAAAATTGTTGGCCAGATACTGTTATTCTGAATAACAGTATCTACTCAACTATCTATGCTTATTTCAGTTACTATATCGTGACTAAGCAGGTAAAGTTCCCTGAATGCTGAAAAGAAATTGTTAATGAACGTAAACAGtattgtgtttcatgtatttatcAAGCTGATGTTTAAAAGTTACACAAGTAAATTAGCAGTTTTAATGAAGGACATATTTTAAGACTGGGGAAGTACTTTTGGTTTCTGAATGTTTGTAAAGTATGATATGTATATTGAACtctttatctaaaaaatatcaACCGAGatcatatgtttttaaatacagaccatttcataaaatgtaaacactgatcCAAAAGCAATTCTAGTTTCAATGTTTTTTCTAGTTTTATTTCCTTGTTAATTTAATCTTACATATAAttaaaaccttaaatatatttgtttaacattttgattcaatcTGTTGGTTGAATTTTGtttaaacgtttgtgtagtgttaaaaaaaactaaacaaaaaagattaaaaGTACTTACTTTAGTGCTGGTTTGAGAAATCTTCTCATTTAGGCCTTTCTCTTTAAGTACTGAAGTGATCAAGGACCTCACAGCCtagaagaataaaaaaattaaaataggtTAAAACATCACAGGAAAATCTGTATTTCTTGGATGTTCTATACAAAATCCTAGGGCCGCTATCccagaaaatgcacttttaaatgtttttctaccAGAAATTGAGTCGCCAGCGTGTGTGTATAAACACCCTGTAATTATACAAATCCATCTATTCTTCTTTTTGTAATCTCCTTTAAACCACAACAGTGACAAAACAGGCTGTTGGCGATCCCCTATCAATGTGATGTCACACTGATTTACGCCTGCCCATGACCGCTCACAGACTCCGCCTTATGAGCGTAGTCGTGGAAGGTTGAGCCTGAGCTTGTCGGAAAGGCCGGGAGGAGACCTTTCCGTCGAGCCGAGGTTCATCCCGCTGCGACCTTGGGGGCCGGAGTTATTAACGATCGAAAGTCCCGGGCGACATTCACCGGTCCGTATATCAAACCAACATTCACCGGTCCGTATCTCCAGTCCGGAAAGACTTGGAGAAACGAGCCAGGACTCGTTGGAAAGGTCTCCGCCGGGGTAGCCGGAAAGTTTGAAAAATCAAAGCCCCGGGACCCGGTGGCCCAGCGGCTCGAGCCCAGGCTCGTTCGGCTCGTTGGTCGGGAACGCCCGGAAGACCAGGTTCCGGCCAGTCGCCTTCCGCCGAATGTATCTCTGGCTCCCGGGGTCGCAACGAGTCAACGCGGGTCAGTACAGCATGGGTTTTGCCAAAAAAAATAGAGTGGTTCAGTACCAGCTGTTCGCGATCAAGCTTCATCTCCGGAAGATGCAAGTATtacatattgtttttaaattgcctttcttaaataatgtgtttagcATGTTAGCGGCTGTTGTTTACATGTTCGCGGCTAAACCTGAGACTTTACATTGGTCAACATATTGTAATGAAAGAtatgtggtgtattttgagctgaaactttaCAGAGACATTCTGGGGATACCACTGACTATTTTTACATTGCAGAAAACACCTGGATTAGCGGCCCATTAAGATAAAGTGTTTCACCTGAGCTTGAATGAGTGTGCTTGGGAATCCAAATTTTGTCTTTAAGTTTTCAGTCATCTTCAGAAATCATGACTAACGTTTCctactaaaaacaaacaaacatgcagattAATATTGAAATTGCCAAATTTAACAGGGTAACAGAGTAATCAACAATATAATGTAGGGCAGGACTTCATGTATCTATCAGCAATTGGATGGATCCATTGGGCAGATGGATAGAGATGACAAGTGGTTAAAATGCTATTAAGGTAATGAGTGATTTCATTTAAGTGATGtgatcaaatatttttaactAACTCTCACAggtgaaaaaaaattataagcGAAAGCAGTCAACTAGACTTCACATtgactttaaaacacaaaagagtgCATTTAATTGGAAATCAAGTCAATGAAAATATTCAAAACTCAGCACTTATttcctgaaataaaaaaaaacgaaatgaTGCAATCTTAGACTATTtgtaaagaacacaaaaatgctTCCAAAGTTTGGGAGACACGACTAAAACTTTAAGGGATATAATTTATCAtaacatatataacagtaaaattagAATAACCCAACCATAAACTAATGTAGTCTCAGGTCAAACAAAATAATGGCTTGAGACACACAGCCTTGCATCTAAAATCAGAGGTTACAACCATTTGACAGATGGCACTGGCAACCACATCAATGAGATGCATTATTCACAAGTCCCTTTTGCCAAAGCATCAATGTCTGTCCAGTTGCAGACCATCGGTTTTGGCATGTCAGGTTATCTCATACGAATGCCGGGCACAAAGTAATAAGATCATCAGTAGTTGTGTGACTGACACTGAGCCAgtgaaaggaatagttcacacaaaaatgaaaatactgtcataaTGGCAGTC
This region of Triplophysa rosa linkage group LG1, Trosa_1v2, whole genome shotgun sequence genomic DNA includes:
- the LOC130558018 gene encoding uncharacterized protein LOC130558018; the encoded protein is MLLEDQDFNFFLQLFHNIMPHVDILYAKLQKKDIDSVHIKGSIQQFQQDIQKIRNSLHSLVNQSSEGASQPKRRRLLSPDVHERIATEVCDTILQHTMERFCFTSHLVSATLLQADRFEQYTVAFPEDALSRTLKAYPVLNGSKLKTELSLIYCKEEFRTCCGAVDLLQLFKENNLEEVFSETVTLLKILITTPMTTAEAERCFSTLKRVKTFLRNSMTQERLNALAMLSMEKRMVTEIIDFNQKVIEKFASQKERRAKFIFK